The Quercus robur chromosome 3, dhQueRobu3.1, whole genome shotgun sequence DNA segment TGTTATGGGTGTTCCTCAGCTGTTTAATGTCAGTTGTGATCTTCTTTTCTAACAAATAACAGGATCCATAGTTCCAGGACTTAACAAGTTGAAACATTTATTGGCTAAACTAGAGAACAAAGCTTGACGGACATTTAAAGAAGTAAAATTCCTTGGAATTAGCCAAAAATTGGAGTAGAGCATAATACCCAATATACAAAAACCTTATTATAAATAGCATAAATCCTCTTTAAAGCTTTCACTTTATCTAGATAGACAATTTGAGTTAGACTATATTTTCAGAATCAAAACATTTCCTCACTACATGCATGACTTTTTGACCTTCTTCATCATAATTCCATATTATTAAGTTACTTCAACAATGAATGTGCTCAATTCAGATTCCAGGCATTTCCATCATCCTATAGCTCTTCATATCCTTAAGTGCACCATAACATGTCCATGTCCAACAGACCAATTTACGAATCATCCAATGTTATCATTGTGTCATAGATCTTCCTTTACAATAATCAGAATGTGCTGATCATACAAACTATAAATTATGTCTAGTGAAGTCACAGCTTTACTACTATCAGAAGCATTATGCAGGAACTTgtgataaaaaacaatttgtTTGTGGGTCTTGGTCCTAACCATGAGTTCTTACCCTAATcatttttgaaaacagaaattTTCAGATAGGCATAAGATTATTTTAGACTTTGGAGTTTGAAGTACTTTCTATGTTTCCACTTTTACTTACCACCTTAGAATTTGGTATCAATTGATTACTCCAGGCATATATATGCTACTTCTGTATGCTTTCTAGACATGCAAATACAAACGCACACATGATCCAAGGTTCCTTCAAAAACGTGAAAGCAAAGGTCCAGGCATATATATGCTACTTGtgtcataaaattattttttataacatatactgagaaaatgaaaagaaaacaagaaactttGGAGTCATTTTATGACTAAAGAATTGAATAGcacataataaattatattccaTAATCACATCAATAAATGGTCCCAGGCACAGACAAGTGTAGAAGAGTTAttacaaaatttgaattaattgCCCATATATATGACACAAAATAGAAGctgtaactttttatttatttatttattattattatttttaacttctttAATGGGACTgcatatcaaacaattaaaatatagaATACCTTGGAACATCAGGTTTGTTGACCATACGGGTTGTAATGCCATGAACATGTGAATTTGGAACAAAGCGTTGAGGGTTTACTAGCGTCTGGAAAGTACTGTTTTCACCACCCTCAAGATCTCTAAGTGCAATCTCAATGATACGTTCATTCTCTCTGCTAAAACCAGTTGTCTCGATGTCAAAAACAATAACTGTCACAAGGCTAGCCAGTTCCTTATTCTCAGCAATCTTTTGTCGAATATCACAGTATTCAATATTTTGGAATTGACTAATTTCTGTCTTATTTACACTAAATGTATCACTTTTTGAAACCACTCCATCTAAAATTTCATGCCCAATGTTGCCTGGTTTGCTTTGCTGGGTGATTTTATTTCTTCCCTCTGCGTTTGTAAATACAGGTCTTTGAGTCCATTTCCTATTGTAACTTCTCTCAAGCCCATAGGTATTAGAACCAAGTAGCCTAAAGCTAGAACTTTTTTTGTCAGTCCTACTCAAACTGTGGAAGCTTTCCCTCCAAAAAGTAGCTAAGGTGGGGATTCCGCATCTAGGAACATGCAAGATGGAAAAGCACATGGAACCTGTCCTCATCTTAACTCCAAAACTATAGAAGAGCAAGGTTCCTTTACAGTTGTAGATTCCACATAACACAATCAATCAGCTTTGAcctggggaagaaaaaaaattgataagagaaatattggatggagaaaaaaaagttatcacaATGAATCAACTGCAAATTATCTACCACCTCAAGCATCAGTGCTGCATAATGAAATATTGCAGTTCACTAAACACGAACAATGTATATTAATGATAAActatgaaattcaaatttaaggGTCCAGCAGATCACTTGATTTTAGcattcttcccaaaaaaaaaaattccaaatcttCATTAAAGTAGAAGAGCCCAACAATGTGACATACATCATCCAATATACAAAGCCAATCAAGCTCTAAGATGCATACTATAAGCCAATTAACAATGTGTCTGTCACCAGACCAAACCACCTTTCAAACCCAAGAAAAACCAGAATAAAAGGCTTCCAATCAGACAAACCAAGGGTACCTCCAAAAAATGTACATAACTCTATAGTGGAGAAGTCACTAAGAAAGTCCTCACAAATTTCATTCACAATCATAAATTAATTCCACTTCTACCCTACCTTaatataaaaacataacttAATGCTTATTCCAGTAGCAAAAGCCTAAAAAAGTGGACTCAATACCAGGGGTGGGGGAATACCATCaatgaaattttaaactttatCCCCAATAACATACCAACCCCTTATCAGCAACATTTTCAAACCAACCTTAGTCACATAATGTGATTCAGAATCATCCAAAAGTGGAGGTAATCCATGCCTTAATCTTCTTAagaacaatgaaaaactcagaattacaacaaaataaaatgccCCATTTGATCAAATAAATCAAACTCATTGACCTGCATACAAATGGTATATAAAGTGATCAACTTTTATAGAACTAACTAAAatatagaccaaaaaaaaacccaggaCCTGAACTAAAAAATCCCAAGCATCCAAATTGcaatcacaaaaaagaaaacaaaataatattattgttgaaaaaatttaaaactttatcccaaaaaaataccAACCCATTATCAGCAACATTTTCAAATCCATCCTAGTCACAAAATGTGACccagaatcatccaaactaaAAGCCGCCCATGCTTAATTTTCTTAGGCACAATGAAATCCTcaaaattacaacaaaatgAAACACCCCATTTGATCAAATAACTCATACTCATTAACCCACATATAATTGGCACATAAAGTGATCAACTTTGATagaactaactaaattttttaaagaaaacccAGTACTCTTTTCTGACACAGacaaacagaaaaaaagaatttctgCTAAAACAGTATTAGAAGCTGAGTTCAGTTTGATTTGGTTTCATTTCATAGAGcataaaaagacacaaaaatcAGTTCCAagttcatattttctttttctttttctcagtTCATTTTCTAAGTAAccaataagagagagagagagagagagagagagacatgccTGGTAACTGTTAagattgaaacccaaaaaacaagCGGATTTGTATGAGATTTGAAATGTGATATTTTAGAGTGAAAAAGAGAGTTTCTTTCGGATGGCGTATGGAGAAGCGAGTTTTTGTGAAAGAAGCAACT contains these protein-coding regions:
- the LOC126716832 gene encoding exonuclease DPD1, chloroplastic/mitochondrial, encoding MRTGSMCFSILHVPRCGIPTLATFWRESFHSLSRTDKKSSSFRLLGSNTYGLERSYNRKWTQRPVFTNAEGRNKITQQSKPGNIGHEILDGVVSKSDTFSVNKTEISQFQNIEYCDIRQKIAENKELASLVTVIVFDIETTGFSRENERIIEIALRDLEGGENSTFQTLVNPQRFVPNSHVHGITTRMVNKPDVPRMEDLIPILLQFVRSRQKPGGYVVLAAHNARSFDVPFLRSEFTRCKAEFPSNWLFVDTLTLAREMMKSKGEKSTSISLQALRQSFEIPLTGKAHRAMADVDLLSIILPRLTFVLKWSISDLIMKSFLPSDSPKSKKKSLR